The candidate division WOR-3 bacterium genome has a window encoding:
- a CDS encoding ATP-binding protein — MTAPFCDRKKEIEELLSHSRNRANVVLYSPRRYGKTSLVKRIQAKLSREGIITLYIDFFGVYSLEDIASRLASRLYSFCHKDENLLKKAMRFLTSWRPVIRPDPEFGMSITAEPAGKRRGIELLEDVLAGFGKFMETSKKGFHVVIDEFQEIAELRESLQIEGIMRSHIQTHRNASYFFVGSRRRILSEIFNERKRPFYRSAINYPLCPLPLDESTAFIVEQFRHGGKICQEEIARKISEKVGGYPYYIQRVPYSIYEVSGKHITEEDYSKGFIKAINEERPMYEAMLQILAPQQIKLLYAISEEPTDKPYSTEYMNRYNLGSIGGVQGAIKRLMDLDYIEKKNG; from the coding sequence TTGACAGCTCCTTTTTGTGACAGAAAGAAAGAGATCGAAGAGCTTCTTTCACATTCACGAAATAGGGCGAATGTTGTTCTTTATTCACCAAGACGTTATGGAAAAACATCCCTTGTAAAAAGAATTCAAGCAAAATTGTCCCGTGAGGGAATTATTACTCTATACATTGATTTTTTTGGGGTGTATTCTTTAGAAGATATAGCATCAAGATTAGCCTCAAGATTATATTCCTTTTGTCATAAAGACGAGAATCTTCTAAAAAAGGCAATGAGGTTTTTAACGTCATGGCGGCCGGTTATCCGTCCTGATCCAGAATTCGGGATGTCCATAACTGCTGAGCCCGCAGGAAAAAGAAGGGGGATTGAGCTGCTTGAGGATGTTCTTGCTGGCTTTGGAAAGTTTATGGAGACGAGTAAGAAAGGCTTCCATGTGGTTATTGATGAATTTCAGGAGATTGCCGAATTACGTGAATCTCTTCAGATAGAAGGTATCATGAGGTCTCACATACAGACCCATAGAAATGCTTCATATTTCTTTGTAGGAAGCAGGAGAAGGATATTGAGTGAGATCTTCAATGAGCGAAAAAGACCTTTCTACAGAAGTGCTATTAATTATCCTTTATGTCCACTTCCGCTCGATGAATCCACAGCCTTTATAGTTGAACAATTTAGGCATGGAGGAAAGATATGTCAAGAGGAAATTGCCAGAAAAATTTCTGAAAAGGTTGGCGGTTATCCATATTACATTCAGAGAGTTCCCTATTCTATATACGAGGTTAGCGGTAAACATATAACGGAAGAGGACTATTCAAAAGGATTTATCAAAGCCATTAATGAGGAAAGGCCCATGTATGAAGCAATGCTTCAGATTTTGGCACCTCAGCAGATAAAACTACTGTATGCCATATCCGAGGAACCTACAGATAAACCATACTCAACCGAATATATGAACAGATACAACCTTGGTTCTATAGGAGGGGTTCAGGGAGCTATAAAAAGATTGATGGACCTTGATTATATAGAAAAAAAGAATGGC
- a CDS encoding HEPN domain-containing protein, whose translation MISEFKRCLEKEKVVAFEKGPSLVEKELKSANDDLLSSKDSFERKNYKWATIQAYYSMFHTARALIYARKYREKSHYCLVVALEHLYVEKGFIEKGILESLMLGKEMRESADYRSSFSKEGAQSLIRAANDFLAIAKKLLRKKQN comes from the coding sequence TTGTTGCATTTGAAAAAGGGCCTTCACTTGTTGAGAAAGAACTCAAATCTGCAAATGATGACCTTTTATCTTCTAAGGATAGTTTCGAAAGAAAAAATTATAAATGGGCTACAATACAGGCTTACTACTCTATGTTCCATACAGCAAGAGCATTGATTTATGCCCGAAAATATCGTGAGAAAAGTCATTACTGTCTGGTAGTTGCTTTAGAACATTTATATGTAGAGAAAGGATTTATTGAAAAGGGAATTTTAGAAAGCCTTATGCTTGGAAAAGAAATGAGAGAGTCAGCAGATTATCGTTCAAGTTTTTCAAAAGAAGGTGCACAGAGTTTAATCAGAGCTGCTAACGATTTTTTAGCTATTGCAAAGAAATTGCTGAGAAAGAAACAAAATTAA